The following proteins come from a genomic window of Verrucomicrobiia bacterium:
- a CDS encoding ThuA domain-containing protein, with protein MKCLRNLWLALVMGMAVTAANAAEWVTYEGGKGPGKGKHIVFLSGDEEYRSEEGLPMLAQILSVHHGFKCTVLFSLNAAGDIDPDAQKNVPGMENLKSADLVVMLFRFRELPDDKMKYFVDYYLSGKPIIALRTSTHAFNYGKDSTSIYKHYGWNNSTWKGGFGKQVLGETWVAHHGAHKKEATRGIIVDSAKDHPILKGVADIFGDSDVYTATPPEDAKVLVLGQVLAGMNPTDAPVEGKQKPTDKFEKNNPLQPVVWTREYKNEAGKTNKILTTTMGAATDLQNEGLRRLLVNGVFWSLGMEKQIPAKADVTYVSEFKPTMYGFKGGKKGTKPSDYELKK; from the coding sequence ATGAAATGCCTCCGCAATCTTTGGCTGGCCCTTGTCATGGGCATGGCCGTCACTGCCGCTAATGCCGCTGAATGGGTCACTTACGAAGGCGGCAAAGGCCCCGGCAAGGGCAAGCACATCGTTTTCCTTTCCGGCGATGAGGAATACCGCTCGGAGGAAGGTCTGCCCATGCTCGCGCAGATTCTCTCTGTGCATCATGGCTTTAAATGCACGGTGCTGTTTTCGCTTAATGCGGCCGGTGACATTGATCCCGATGCCCAGAAAAATGTCCCAGGCATGGAAAACCTGAAGAGCGCCGATCTCGTCGTGATGCTCTTTCGTTTCCGCGAATTGCCGGATGATAAGATGAAGTATTTCGTCGATTACTACCTGAGCGGCAAACCGATCATCGCCCTCCGCACGAGCACTCATGCCTTCAATTACGGCAAGGACAGCACCAGCATCTACAAGCACTACGGCTGGAACAATTCCACCTGGAAAGGCGGCTTCGGCAAGCAAGTGCTCGGTGAAACTTGGGTCGCCCACCATGGCGCACATAAGAAGGAAGCCACCCGCGGCATCATCGTAGACTCTGCCAAGGACCACCCCATCTTGAAAGGTGTGGCCGACATCTTCGGTGATTCGGATGTTTACACCGCCACCCCGCCGGAAGACGCCAAAGTTCTCGTCCTTGGCCAGGTGCTCGCAGGCATGAATCCGACCGATGCTCCCGTGGAAGGCAAACAGAAGCCCACGGATAAATTTGAAAAGAACAATCCGCTGCAGCCGGTTGTCTGGACGCGCGAATACAAGAACGAAGCAGGCAAGACGAACAAGATTCTCACCACCACCATGGGTGCTGCGACCGATCTGCAAAACGAAGGCCTGCGACGCCTGCTTGTGAACGGTGTTTTCTGGTCTCTCGGTATGGAGAAACAGATTCCTGCCAAGGCCGATGTGACTTACGTAAGCGAGTTCAAGCCCACCATGTATGGCTTCAAAGGCGGCAAGAAAGGCACCAAGCCTTCTGACTACGAGCTGAAGAAGTGA
- a CDS encoding methyltransferase domain-containing protein: protein MLFAQRATEPEKFDLPGRTLDVVREGYEQLARVNRLFRFAEPFQRLIPATVDEENCRNLSVLDLGAGDCSLGDTLEAWAKTKDWQWDVTHLELSPLALSLSESPRRVVGSALALPFKDNSFDVVIAAQMTHHLDVPQGVVDHFREAYRVARKMVVIYDLHRTVPMYLLVWGTLICLRAPKDFRDDGLLSVKKGWRPPEWLEMAKQAGINEASVRVDRVARVVLQAVKPATA from the coding sequence ATGCTGTTCGCTCAACGTGCCACTGAACCCGAGAAGTTCGATCTTCCCGGGCGCACGTTGGACGTCGTACGTGAAGGCTATGAACAGCTTGCACGCGTGAACCGTCTCTTTCGTTTTGCTGAGCCTTTCCAGCGTCTTATCCCCGCTACAGTAGATGAAGAGAATTGCCGCAATCTTAGCGTACTAGATTTAGGAGCCGGGGATTGCTCACTAGGTGACACCTTGGAAGCGTGGGCCAAAACGAAGGATTGGCAATGGGATGTGACCCATCTGGAGCTTAGCCCGCTGGCGCTTAGTCTCAGCGAAAGCCCTCGACGGGTCGTGGGTTCCGCCTTGGCGCTGCCTTTCAAGGATAACAGTTTCGATGTCGTGATCGCGGCACAGATGACGCATCACCTCGATGTGCCGCAGGGAGTCGTGGATCATTTCCGGGAGGCGTATCGGGTCGCACGGAAGATGGTGGTGATCTATGACCTGCATCGCACGGTGCCGATGTATCTGCTGGTGTGGGGCACGTTGATCTGCCTTCGTGCGCCAAAGGATTTTCGTGATGACGGATTACTCTCCGTGAAGAAGGGGTGGCGTCCGCCAGAATGGCTGGAGATGGCCAAGCAAGCGGGTATCAATGAAGCGAGTGTGCGCGTGGACCGAGTCGCGCGAGTGGTCCTACAAGCGGTCAAGCCTGCGACGGCTTGA
- a CDS encoding glycosyltransferase family 2 protein, with translation MNWAQQCIVIIPCFNEEHGLNALLPKLRRFLPNILIVDDGSTDGTALAAGRHGAQVLSSSVNQGKGTAVRQALEHVRRQGYAWTLVMDGDGQHSPEDIPSFFARAESSPVDLVIGNRMDQCENMPFIRRWTNRYLSYCISTLVDQSFPDTQCGFRLIRLDALKGVDLNTTGFEIESEMLAQMALVQRRIDFVPIATIYKDEQSKIHPIRDSLRWYRWLFAMKRATSAPLAADADALKPSQA, from the coding sequence ATGAACTGGGCGCAACAATGCATCGTCATCATACCGTGCTTCAATGAGGAGCACGGCCTGAACGCATTACTGCCCAAGCTGCGCCGGTTTCTCCCAAATATCCTGATCGTAGATGACGGCTCCACGGATGGCACTGCCCTCGCCGCTGGTCGTCATGGTGCCCAAGTCCTCTCCTCCTCGGTCAATCAAGGCAAAGGCACCGCCGTGCGTCAGGCATTGGAACACGTTCGTCGTCAAGGTTACGCTTGGACCTTGGTCATGGATGGTGATGGCCAGCATAGCCCGGAAGATATCCCCAGTTTCTTCGCCCGTGCGGAATCATCCCCTGTGGACCTCGTCATCGGCAATCGCATGGATCAGTGTGAAAACATGCCATTCATCCGCCGCTGGACGAATCGCTACCTGAGCTATTGCATCTCCACCTTGGTGGATCAGTCCTTTCCCGATACCCAATGCGGCTTCCGCCTCATCCGTCTGGATGCCCTGAAAGGCGTAGACCTGAACACCACCGGCTTCGAGATCGAATCAGAAATGCTCGCGCAGATGGCCTTGGTCCAACGCCGCATTGACTTCGTGCCCATCGCCACGATTTACAAGGATGAGCAGAGCAAGATTCATCCGATCCGGGACAGCTTGCGCTGGTATCGCTGGCTCTTCGCAATGAAACGCGCCACCTCCGCTCCTCTAGCGGCTGACGCCGATGCGCTCAAGCCGTCGCAGGCTTGA
- a CDS encoding radical SAM protein — MLTARGAEQEQWMKRATEARDERFGRRAFVRAVVEVSNFCRENCEYCGMRRDNKSLHRFRGQAEQLAEMVIEHRPPSVTDLNIQTGEDPVAVREVVLPLLKILQRETNLGLSVCLGTLNQELYTALQDAGASIYIIKFEIANRTNYALRHAPGTFDERIENIRHLAERGWNVSSGFISGLPGQNIDDVLENLALATSLPLAGCSVSPFIPGESTPLAKETTADVELVLNSMAAMRLMRPDWVIPVVSAMNLADPVEGYRRGWRTGANLATINMTPSEVRQDYVLYKRDRFIMTEGRILKALEQENLQPSETGLAEHYRQQRQLATA; from the coding sequence ATGTTGACCGCTCGCGGAGCCGAGCAGGAACAGTGGATGAAACGGGCCACGGAGGCGCGTGATGAACGGTTTGGTCGTCGAGCCTTTGTCCGCGCGGTAGTGGAGGTTTCCAATTTCTGCCGGGAGAACTGCGAGTATTGCGGCATGCGTCGCGATAACAAATCGCTGCATCGTTTTCGCGGCCAAGCAGAGCAATTGGCGGAGATGGTGATCGAGCATCGTCCTCCCAGTGTCACTGATCTGAACATCCAGACGGGTGAAGATCCGGTTGCTGTGCGGGAAGTCGTTTTGCCGTTACTCAAGATTCTTCAACGGGAGACGAATCTTGGTTTGAGCGTGTGCTTGGGGACGCTGAATCAGGAGCTTTACACCGCCTTGCAGGATGCGGGAGCGAGCATCTACATCATCAAGTTCGAGATTGCAAATCGCACGAATTACGCGCTGCGTCATGCACCTGGCACGTTTGATGAACGCATAGAGAACATCCGCCATTTGGCGGAACGCGGCTGGAACGTGAGTTCGGGGTTTATTTCCGGTCTGCCCGGGCAAAATATCGATGATGTGTTGGAGAATTTGGCCCTAGCGACGTCACTTCCCTTGGCCGGTTGCAGCGTCAGCCCGTTCATTCCAGGTGAATCTACTCCGTTGGCTAAAGAGACGACGGCAGATGTGGAACTGGTCCTGAACAGCATGGCCGCGATGCGCTTGATGCGTCCAGATTGGGTTATCCCTGTGGTTAGCGCGATGAATTTGGCAGACCCGGTGGAGGGGTATCGCCGCGGCTGGCGGACGGGAGCGAATCTCGCTACGATCAATATGACGCCGAGCGAAGTGCGCCAGGACTACGTGCTCTACAAGCGCGACCGTTTCATCATGACGGAAGGGCGCATCTTGAAAGCGTTGGAGCAGGAGAATCTGCAGCCTTCGGAGACTGGTTTGGCGGAGCATTATCGCCAGCAACGGCAATTAGCAACGGCTTAA
- a CDS encoding NAD(P)/FAD-dependent oxidoreductase has product MNTPSPAAQEYDVIVVGGALAGAASAFILKQENPKLRVLVLDRREELQRRVGEATIEISTYFLTKVLGLTKYLNESHLCKHGLRFWFANEKTKTIADCAEIGGKYWSRVPAYLVDRATLDQEVLNRAVAAGAELIRPATVHEIKLKAGGQQQVIAKVDGVQKTFSARWVIDASGVAAFLARQEGWWRRNEAHPTATIWSRWTNVKDWESVELRRRFPKWSMSCHGQRGAATNHLMGRGWWAWWIPLKGGDVSIGAVFDQRTLEIPEGGRPHERLKKFLMEHPVAAELMRDAEPTEGDIHTRRNLAYYSTTFAGDGFALVSDAAGFLDPFYSPGLDWLSFSVSAATNMVLKANMGEAVTPMVERMNKDFNRSYHRWFDAIYRDKYHYMGEFDLMRTAFLLDLGLYYHGVASQPFRRGDIALLEPYYSTPPSTPFYHFMRTYNRRFAAMAQSRFERGVAGQMNDSRRYMFPGYTFELGTLKFIVKAALYWGWLEITEGWRTWFAKPKSDGQMKEKTEVTPASTPKEVVAQTTVL; this is encoded by the coding sequence GTGAACACACCCTCTCCTGCCGCTCAGGAATACGATGTGATCGTCGTTGGTGGCGCCCTTGCCGGCGCTGCTTCCGCCTTCATTCTTAAGCAGGAGAATCCCAAACTTCGCGTGCTGGTACTGGACCGTCGCGAGGAATTGCAACGTCGTGTGGGTGAAGCGACCATTGAGATCAGCACTTACTTCCTCACGAAGGTTCTTGGCCTCACGAAGTATCTGAATGAATCGCACCTGTGCAAACACGGGTTGCGTTTCTGGTTCGCGAACGAAAAGACCAAGACCATCGCGGACTGCGCCGAGATCGGTGGTAAGTATTGGTCTCGCGTCCCGGCCTATTTGGTGGACCGCGCGACCCTCGATCAGGAAGTCCTCAATCGCGCTGTCGCTGCCGGTGCGGAACTGATCCGTCCCGCCACGGTGCATGAGATCAAACTGAAAGCTGGTGGCCAGCAACAGGTCATCGCCAAGGTGGATGGTGTCCAAAAGACTTTCTCCGCCCGCTGGGTCATTGACGCCTCCGGTGTCGCCGCTTTCCTCGCCCGTCAGGAAGGCTGGTGGCGGCGCAATGAAGCACATCCCACAGCCACCATCTGGTCCCGCTGGACGAATGTTAAGGATTGGGAAAGCGTGGAACTGCGCCGCCGTTTCCCGAAATGGTCCATGAGCTGCCATGGTCAACGTGGTGCGGCCACGAATCACCTGATGGGCCGTGGTTGGTGGGCGTGGTGGATTCCGCTGAAGGGCGGCGATGTCAGCATCGGTGCCGTGTTCGATCAACGCACGTTAGAGATTCCCGAAGGCGGTCGCCCCCATGAACGCTTGAAGAAGTTTTTGATGGAGCATCCGGTTGCTGCGGAATTGATGCGCGATGCCGAACCGACGGAAGGAGACATCCACACGCGCCGTAATCTCGCTTACTACAGCACCACGTTCGCAGGCGATGGTTTTGCGCTCGTCAGTGATGCCGCGGGTTTCCTTGATCCTTTTTACAGCCCTGGCCTCGACTGGCTTTCCTTCAGCGTTTCCGCCGCAACGAACATGGTGTTAAAAGCGAACATGGGCGAAGCCGTTACGCCAATGGTCGAGCGGATGAACAAGGATTTCAACCGCAGCTACCATCGCTGGTTCGATGCGATCTATCGCGACAAGTATCATTACATGGGCGAGTTCGATCTGATGCGCACCGCCTTCTTGCTCGATCTCGGTCTTTACTATCACGGCGTTGCCTCCCAGCCGTTCAGGCGCGGAGATATCGCTTTGCTGGAGCCCTACTATTCCACACCGCCCTCCACGCCGTTTTATCATTTCATGCGGACGTACAACCGCCGCTTCGCCGCCATGGCGCAGTCACGGTTTGAACGCGGTGTGGCTGGTCAGATGAATGATAGCCGTCGTTACATGTTCCCTGGCTACACATTTGAACTCGGCACGCTGAAGTTCATCGTGAAAGCCGCGCTCTATTGGGGCTGGCTGGAGATCACTGAAGGCTGGCGCACGTGGTTCGCCAAACCAAAGTCGGATGGTCAGATGAAGGAGAAGACCGAAGTTACGCCCGCTTCAACTCCGAAAGAAGTCGTTGCTCAAACGACGGTGCTGTAG